From Rhodovibrio salinarum DSM 9154:
CCTGTCGATATCATAGAGCATCATAGCCGTTCGTAGTATGCCGGTGAAATTGTCCTCTTTTACGTGCTTCGCAATAATACGGAAAAATTCTTCATTGAAAATATGATCTAAATCTGATATTTTATGACATCCGAAATATTTTAATTCTTTGATTGGTTGCGGCCCGATTTCATCGTAATCTATGGAAACAAGTTTGGATATTTTATCGCTGATATATCTTTCTACAGATATAGAATTAATATCTTCGGTTTGCAGATTGGAGTCTTCTCTCAAATCTATATTATTTTTATATTGATCAACCTCAAGCGCAATCTTTGAAAAAGCACCATCGACAATTTCAAGCATGCCCGCATAAAGATTCAACTCGCGTTTTAGATGTCCCGGTAGTTCACCTGAGAATTTATACGCTCTGTCGTGTTGGAGTTCAGCCCATGCATGCTGAAGAACCGTTCTGACTTGAACCTCAAATTTTAAACCGCAAAGACCTCGGTATTCGGGTAGATGGTCACGCCCTTCTCCGAGAGTGCAAACAAAATGAACTGACCTGTACCCTACTCGGTCATCCCCAAGCATATCAGTTCTGTCAAGACTATTGTATTCGTCAACTTCAAAATATTCCTTAATAGTTTGGGAAATCTGATCTATCTGGAACTCGAAGAAAGTTACAATGCGAATACCGGTTAGGTCTGTTAATTGTTTCTCTGGAGATGAGTATCCTTTGCGCTTAATTTTTTCAGTTGCAGAGTTGAGTGTCTTGGTGCGTCCATCTACTTCAATATACTCAACACCCTTTTGGTCGAGAGCATTTCTTATAATACTTTTTGCTTCACCTGTTAGGTTGTTATGTTTTGCCAATAAATTTGTCAGCCATTCCGAGTCTTTCACGCCCACATCCACTTATTGCACCTGAGAATATCGTAGAGAAGTCGGCTTTGGTTGGAAAGTCTACTCGCCTGGCTGCGGCGTGGCGCCCTCCGGCGCGCGGGTGGCCGCCTTGCGATGCTGCGCGCGGCGTTCCAGCGGCTCGACCAGCAGGGTCATCATCGGCGGCACGATCAGCAGCGTGAGCACGGCGGACAGCGCCAGTCCGCCGACCACGACCGAGCCCAAGCCGCGGTAGAGCTCCGAGCCCGCGCCCGGGAACAGCACCAGCGGCAGCATGCCGAACACGCTTGTCAGGGTGGACATGAAGATCGGGCGGATGCGGTTGCGGGTCGCTTCCACGATCGCCTGTGCCGGGTCGTCGCCGACCTCCCGGATCAGGTAGAGCGTCTGGTGGACCAGCAGGATCGCGTTGTTCACCACGATGCCGATCAGGATCACGAAGCCGAGCAGGGTCAGCATGTCGAGCGGCTGGTAGATGAACAGGTTGAGCACCGCCAACCCGGCGATCCCGCCCGCCGCCGCCAGCGGCACGGCGAGCAACATGATCAAGGGGTAGACGAAGCTTTCGAACAGCACCGCCATGACGAGATAGACGATCGCGATCGCCAGCAGCAGGTCCCAGACCATCGCCTCCCAGGTTTCGGTCAGCTTGTCCGCGGTACCGGAGATTGCCAAGGTCACGCCTTGGGGTAAGCCTTCGGCCTGTAACGGCTGGATCACATCGGTGCGCAGCAGGTCGGCGGCGGCCTCCAGCGGCAGCTGCGCGGCGGGACGGACCTCCAGGGTGATGGTGCGCTGACGTTCGCGGTGCCGGATTTCGGTCGGGCCGGCGGTATGGGTCACGCGGCCCAGGCTGTTGACGGGCAGGATCTGGCCATTGCGGGTCACCACCGGCAGGTTGCCGATGCCTTGGGTGGCGGTGACGTCGTCGGTCGGGCCCTTGAGCATCAGGTCGGTGCGCCGGGTGCCGATCGTCACTTCCTCTACGCGCAGACCGTCGTTGAAGGCGTCGACGCTATCCGCCAGATCGCGCGCGCTGACTCCCGCATCGGCCAGCCGTACCCGGTCCGGAATCACGCGCAACTCGGGCGCGCCCAACTCCAGTCCCGGGTTTGGGCGCAGCTGGTTGCCTGCGGCGAAGGGCAGGACCTGGGAAACCTTGCCGAAGGCGCGTTGGGCGGTCTCCAGGATCGCCGGCAGGTCGGGCCCGGAGATGTCGAGCTCGATCTTGCGCCCGCCGCCGATGCCCCGGCCGAAGATCGACGGTTGGTTGATGAAGCCGAAGGTGCCTGGCTCCCGGAACACGGGATCGCGCAGGACCGGGATCAGCTCACCGACCCGCTGTTCCTGCTCGGCGGCGGCGCCGACGAAGGTCTGCGCGCGGGTGGCGACGAAGAAGAAGCGGGAGATCTTGGGCGGTCCATCCGGCTCCGCGTCCGGGCCGGTTTCCGATACCCACAGATGGCGCACGGCGTCCTCGATCTCGCGGGCAATGTCGAAGGTTGTATCCAGGTTGTAGCCGGGCGGCGGAATGATCACGCCCAGCACCAGATTGCGGTTGCCTTCCGGCAGGTATTCCAGCTTGGGCAGCAACAGCCAGAAAGCCGCGCCGGCGGCGATCGTGACGGCCGCGACCGTGCCGGCGGAGGCGACACGGCTTTTCACCAATAGGCGCTGCAGGACCATGATGGCGCGCACGACTGCAGCCGCGGCCGGATCGATCACTGGCAGATGCGCCCGGGTCAGGCTCTCGGGCTTGCGTCCCAGGTGTTCGTGTGGATCGCCGAACCCAAGCAGACGTTGGGCCAGGGCCGGGATCACCGTGATCGCGACGATCAGCGACAGCGTCACCGCGAAGGAGATCGCCACCGCGATGTCGCGGAACAGTTGGCCTACCTCCAGCTGCATGGTCAGGATCGGGATGAACACCATGACGGTGGTCAGCGCCGAGACCAGGATCGCGCCCCACACCTGCGCCGCGCCTTCGTAGGCGGCGTGCCGGGCGGAATAGCCTTTTTCCCGCAGGCGATAGATGTTCTCCAGCACGACGATCGCCGCGTCCACGACCATGCCGATGGCGAACGCCAGACCAGCGAGCGAGATCACGTTGATCGTCCGGCCCAGGGCCGCCATGGCGACGAACGCGCCGACCACCGACACCGGGATCGCCAGCGAGACCACCAGCGAGGCGCGCACCGAGCGCAGGAACAGCAGCAGCAGGATCGCCGCGAACGCGCCGCCGACATAGATGTTCTGGTTCACCAGCGCGATCGCGGAGCCGATGTAGACCGTCTCGTCGTAGACCTGGTTCAGCGTCAGCCCGACGTTCGGGATTGGGCCCCGGTTCAACTCGTCGAGCGCGGCGCGCACGCCCTCCATCGTCTCGATCACGTTGGCGCCGGTATCGCGTACCGCGTTCATGGCGAGCGCGGGCTGCCCGTTGAAGCGGATACGTGCGGTGGGTTCCTTGTAGCCAAAGCGCACGTCGGCGATATCGGCGACCGTCACCCGACCCAGCCGCCCGCCCGCGGCGGTCGCCTCGCCGGCCGTGCGCAGCACCACTGCCTCGACCGCCGCGACGTTATCCAGTTCCCCCTCCGACCGGACGACGTAGCGACGCTTGCCTTCCTTCACGTCGCCGGCGGACACCGCGACGTTCGCGGCCCGGAGAGCCTGGACGATCTCGCTCACGGTCATGCCGTAGCGCGCCATCAGGTCGGGGCGGACGATCACTTCCAACTGCCGTTCGCTGCCGCCGAAGACGTTGATCTTGGCGATTCCCTGGACACGCTCCAGGCGCTCCTGCACCACGTCCTCGACGAAATCACCATAGTGGTGCATCGGCCGGTCGTTGCCGGGCAGGGGCGTGAAGATGAACCAGGCGATCGCGCTGTCGTTGGCGCCGGAGGTGTCGAGCGTCGGTTCCACCACTTCGTCCGGATAGCCGGTGACCCGGTTCAGACGGTTCGCGACCAGCAGCAGCGACTGGCTCATGTCGGCGCCGATGGCGAACTCCAACTCGATCTCCGCCTTGCCGGTCTCCGCCATGCCAGTCATGCGTTCCAGGCCCTGCAGGCCTTTCAGCACCTCCTCTTGACGGGTGACGAGCTCGCGTTCGACCTCGGCCGGGGCAGCGCCGGGCCACAGCGTCTCCACCGTGATCACCGGCTGTCGAACGTCGGGGGCAAGCTGAACCGGGATCGCCTGTAACGCGACCAGGCCGAACATCACCACCATCAATACGGCGGCGATGACCGCAATCGGACGTTCGATCGCCAGGCGGATCGGGTTCATGGCGGTTAAGACCCGTCGTTTGGAGCGTCGGCGTTGCTGTTAGCCGATTGTGCGTCCAGACGCTTTTCGATCCGCAACGGCTGGCCCGGGCGCAGGCGCTCGTTGCCGCGCACCACTGTCAGCGTTCCAGCCTCCAGGCCGTCGACGACCTCGAAACGGCCGCCGATCTCGATCCCGAGCTGTACCGGCCGAACCGCGGCCTTGCCGTCGTTGTAAAGGTAGACGACCGCCTGATCGCCCTGGCGCACGATCGCGTCCTTGTGCACCGACAGGACGTCGCGTGCCTGGCCGATCGGCACGTGCACGGTCACGGACTGTCCGCTTGCCAGGCCGATATCGTCCGCCGTGAAGTCGGGCACGAAGCGCACGGTGCGGGTGCGCGTATTCGGGTTCTCTTCTGGCAGAATCGCGCGCACCCGTGCTGGGCGGGTGCGGTTATCCCCGGCCGTTTCGCCCAAGACAAAAGTCACCCGTGCGCCCGGTGCGAGCCCGGCCAGCCGGCGCGCCGGCACATCCGCCTCGACCTCCAGCGCGGCGTCCGACACCAAGCGTACCAATGGCTGCCCGGACTGGGCGTAAGCGCCCGCCTCCAGGTAGCGGTGCACCACGGTTCCGCTGTAAGGCGCGGTCACTTCGGTCCGCTCGGCCTGGATGCGCGCCAAGGCGAAGTCCGCCTGCGCGCGATCGATCGCCGCGCGGGCTGCGGCCAGATCGGCGCGCGCGATTGCGGCCGCCTGACGCTGATCGTCGAAACGCGCCTGGCTGAACGCCGATGAGCCTTGCAGCCCCTGCAGACGGGCGAGACCTTGTTCGGCCAGCGCCAGGTTCTCGCGGCGGCTGCTCAGTTCCGCGCGCGCCTGTGCCAGCGCCGCTTCGGCCTGGTCGCGTTGGGCGGCAAGAACCGCGTCATCCAACAGCACAAGCGTCTGCCCCCGCTCGATCGTGTCCCCAACCTCCACCAGATAGCTGTCGATCGGCGCGGCGACCCGCGCGGCGACATCACCGGCGCGGGTGGCGATTAAACGACCGATCACCGGGGCGGTCTGCGCCAGCGGCACCGCGCGCACGGCGTCGACGTGCACGCCGGTGGGCCCGTCCTGCGCGAACGCCGGCGCGTGCAGCCCGGCAAGGGCGAGACAGAACAGGGTGGCCCATCCCAACCTCCGTGCGAGACGGCGGTGCGGCGCCTTCACATCCGCTTGTGGAACCAGGGAACGTCTCCCGATCTTAGGGCGCGGCCCACCGCAAAGGCACGCGTGGTCGTCGCCTACGCACTTCCAACTTGCCAGCGCAGTATATCGTAATAAGCGAATTTGACCCTATCACGGATTGCCGACCCTGCTGCGCGTTGACATCGCCCCGTCGGTGCGCTCGGCTAAACGAGGAGCAAGCGGCCAAGCGGCGTCTCGCCTAACCTCACGCACGCTGGACGAAGAGCCGCGGCAATCGGCCGCTGACCATGCGCGGTCGACCGACGAAACCGCCGGACTGGGGAGGCGACGGGCGCACGCGATGACCACACGTCTGTATTGGCACACCGACTGTTTCAATCATGACCCCGGGCGCATGCACCCGGAGCACCCCTCCCGCCTGAAAGCCGTTCTGAAGGCGCTGGAGGGCGACGATTTCGCGGCCCTGACGCATCACGAGTGTCCGATGGGCACCAACGAACAGGTCGCCCGCGTGCACCCGCAGAAGTACATCGACAACATGTATGCCGCGATCCCCGCAGAAGG
This genomic window contains:
- a CDS encoding GTP pyrophosphokinase, producing the protein MKDSEWLTNLLAKHNNLTGEAKSIIRNALDQKGVEYIEVDGRTKTLNSATEKIKRKGYSSPEKQLTDLTGIRIVTFFEFQIDQISQTIKEYFEVDEYNSLDRTDMLGDDRVGYRSVHFVCTLGEGRDHLPEYRGLCGLKFEVQVRTVLQHAWAELQHDRAYKFSGELPGHLKRELNLYAGMLEIVDGAFSKIALEVDQYKNNIDLREDSNLQTEDINSISVERYISDKISKLVSIDYDEIGPQPIKELKYFGCHKISDLDHIFNEEFFRIIAKHVKEDNFTGILRTAMMLYDIDRYFQIFGGSWHGADLETYAALKDKWGEEKMKKYFDESSVDSFDYIGADESDEITEIIDLHKSVIDKAKSQV
- a CDS encoding efflux RND transporter permease subunit gives rise to the protein MNPIRLAIERPIAVIAAVLMVVMFGLVALQAIPVQLAPDVRQPVITVETLWPGAAPAEVERELVTRQEEVLKGLQGLERMTGMAETGKAEIELEFAIGADMSQSLLLVANRLNRVTGYPDEVVEPTLDTSGANDSAIAWFIFTPLPGNDRPMHHYGDFVEDVVQERLERVQGIAKINVFGGSERQLEVIVRPDLMARYGMTVSEIVQALRAANVAVSAGDVKEGKRRYVVRSEGELDNVAAVEAVVLRTAGEATAAGGRLGRVTVADIADVRFGYKEPTARIRFNGQPALAMNAVRDTGANVIETMEGVRAALDELNRGPIPNVGLTLNQVYDETVYIGSAIALVNQNIYVGGAFAAILLLLFLRSVRASLVVSLAIPVSVVGAFVAMAALGRTINVISLAGLAFAIGMVVDAAIVVLENIYRLREKGYSARHAAYEGAAQVWGAILVSALTTVMVFIPILTMQLEVGQLFRDIAVAISFAVTLSLIVAITVIPALAQRLLGFGDPHEHLGRKPESLTRAHLPVIDPAAAAVVRAIMVLQRLLVKSRVASAGTVAAVTIAAGAAFWLLLPKLEYLPEGNRNLVLGVIIPPPGYNLDTTFDIAREIEDAVRHLWVSETGPDAEPDGPPKISRFFFVATRAQTFVGAAAEQEQRVGELIPVLRDPVFREPGTFGFINQPSIFGRGIGGGRKIELDISGPDLPAILETAQRAFGKVSQVLPFAAGNQLRPNPGLELGAPELRVIPDRVRLADAGVSARDLADSVDAFNDGLRVEEVTIGTRRTDLMLKGPTDDVTATQGIGNLPVVTRNGQILPVNSLGRVTHTAGPTEIRHRERQRTITLEVRPAAQLPLEAAADLLRTDVIQPLQAEGLPQGVTLAISGTADKLTETWEAMVWDLLLAIAIVYLVMAVLFESFVYPLIMLLAVPLAAAGGIAGLAVLNLFIYQPLDMLTLLGFVILIGIVVNNAILLVHQTLYLIREVGDDPAQAIVEATRNRIRPIFMSTLTSVFGMLPLVLFPGAGSELYRGLGSVVVGGLALSAVLTLLIVPPMMTLLVEPLERRAQHRKAATRAPEGATPQPGE
- a CDS encoding efflux RND transporter periplasmic adaptor subunit; amino-acid sequence: MGWATLFCLALAGLHAPAFAQDGPTGVHVDAVRAVPLAQTAPVIGRLIATRAGDVAARVAAPIDSYLVEVGDTIERGQTLVLLDDAVLAAQRDQAEAALAQARAELSSRRENLALAEQGLARLQGLQGSSAFSQARFDDQRQAAAIARADLAAARAAIDRAQADFALARIQAERTEVTAPYSGTVVHRYLEAGAYAQSGQPLVRLVSDAALEVEADVPARRLAGLAPGARVTFVLGETAGDNRTRPARVRAILPEENPNTRTRTVRFVPDFTADDIGLASGQSVTVHVPIGQARDVLSVHKDAIVRQGDQAVVYLYNDGKAAVRPVQLGIEIGGRFEVVDGLEAGTLTVVRGNERLRPGQPLRIEKRLDAQSANSNADAPNDGS